One genomic window of Nicotiana sylvestris chromosome 10, ASM39365v2, whole genome shotgun sequence includes the following:
- the LOC104221684 gene encoding homeobox-leucine zipper protein ATHB-15-like, which yields MSMSCKDGKSVDDNGKYVRYTPEQVEALERLYHECPKPSSMRRQQLIRECPILSHIEPRQIKVWFQNRRCREKQRKESSRLQGVNRKLSAMNKLLMEENDRLQKQVSQLVYENGYFRKQTQTTKIASKDTSCESVVTSGQHHLTPQHPPRDASPAGLLSIAEETLTEFLSKATGTAVEWVQMPGMKPGPDSIGIIAISHGCTGMAARACGLVGLDPTRVAEILKDRPSWYRDCRAVEVLNMLPTANGGTIELLYMQLYAPTTLAPPRDFWLLRYSTVMDDGSLVVCERSLGNTQNGPSMPPVPNFVRAEMLPSGYLIRPCEGGGSIVHIVDHMDLEAWSVPEVLRPLYESSAVLAQKTSMAALRQLRQITLEASQPNVTNWGRRPAALRALSKKLSRGFNEALNGFSSEGWSMRDNDGMDDVTILVNSSPDKLMGLNLSFADEFTSLSNAVLCAKASMLLQSVTPAVLLRFLREHRSEWVDNDIDAYAAAAVKVGPCSLPGARVCNFGGQVILPLAHTAEHEELLEVIKLEGVCHSPEDVIMPRDMFLLQMCSGMDENAVGTCAELIFAPIDASFADDAPLLPSGFRIIPLDSAKEASSPNRTLDLTSALEIGPAESKVANDFKSTGVTSKSIMTVAFQFAFESHMQENVASMARKYVRSFISSVQRVALALSPSHFGSLGGLRLHLGTPEAHTLARWICQSYRHYLGVELLKMSGEGSESVLESLWQHSDAIICCSAKALPVFTFANQAGLDMLETTLVALQDISLEKIFDEHGRKNLCSEFPQIMQQGFACLRGGICLSSMGRPVSYEKAVAWKVLNEEDNAHCISFMFVNWSFV from the exons ATGTCGATGTCCTGCAAGGATGGTAAGTCAGTTGATGATAATGGGAAGTATGTTCGGtatacacctgagcaggttgaaGCTCTTGAAAGGCTATATCATGAGTGTCCAAAACCCAGTTCAATGCGTCGCCAGCAGCTTATTCGTGAATGTCCTATTCTCTCTCACATTGAGCCTAGGCAAATCAAAGTTTGGTTTCAGAACAGAAG ATGCAGGGAAAAACAGAGGAAAGAGTCATCTAGACTTCAGGGTGTGAATAGGAAGCTGTCAGCAATGAACAAGCTATTAATGGAAGAAAATGATAGATTGCAGAAGCAAGTTTCTCAACTGGTATATGAAAATGGCTACTTCCGCAAGCAAACTCAAACT ACAAAGATTGCTTCAAAAGACACCAGTTGTGAATCAGTGGTAACGAGTGGTCAACACCACTTGACACCTCAGCATCCGCCAAGAGATGCTAGTCCTGCAGG GCTTTTGTCCATTGCAGAAGAGACTTTAACAGAGTTTCTATCAAAGGCTACTGGAACTGCTGTTGAGTGGGTCCAAATGCCTGGAATGAAG CCTGGTCCGGATTCCATTGGAATCATTGCTATTTCTCATGGTTGCACTGGCATGGCAGCAAGAGCTTGTGGCCTGGTTGGTTTAGATCCCACGAGG GTTGCTGAAATCCTTAAGGATCGCCCTTCATGGTATCGCGACTGCCGAGCTGTTGAAGTTCTAAATATGCTGCCAACTGCCAATGGTGGAACCATTGAACTTCTCTACATGCAG CTTTATGCACCAACAACACTGGCACCTCCTCGTGACTTCTGGCTGTTACGCTACTCTACTGTTATGGATGATGGCAGCCTCGTG GTTTGTGAAAGGTCACTGGGAAATACTCAAAATGGTCCAAGTATGCCACCAGTTCCGAATTTTGTGAGAGCAGAAATGCTGCCTAGTGGATACCTGATTCGGCCTTGTGAGGGTGGCGGCTCTATTGTCCATATTGTAGATCATATGGACTTGGAG GCATGGAGTGTGCCAGAGGTGTTGCGTCCACTATATGAGTCATCGGCAGTGCTTGCTCAGAAGACGTCAATGGCA GCACTACGCCAACTGAGGCAGATAACTCTGGAAGCTTCACAGCCTAATGTCACTAACTGGGGCAGAAGACCAGCAGCTCTACGGGCATTGAGCAAGAAGCTGAGCAG AGGTTTCAATGAAGCTCTGAATGGTTTCTCCAGTGAGGGCTGGTCTATGCGGGATAATGATGGAATGGATGATGTTACCATCCTTGTTAACTCTTCTCCTGACAAGTTGATGGGTTTAAACCTTTCTTTTGCTGATGAATTTACATCTCTAAGCAATGCAGTTTTGTGTGCAAAAGCATCGATGCTTCTACAG AGTGTGACTCCTGCAGTACTTCTCAGGTTTCTGCGTGAGCATCGATCAGAATGGGTAGACAACGATATTGATGCCTATGCAGCTGCAGCTGTTAAAGTTGGTCCTTGCAGCCTACCTGGGGCCCGAGTCTGTAATTTTGGGGGTCAAGTGATACTTCCACTGGCACACACCGCTGAACATGAAGAG TTGCTGGAGGTCATCAAGTTGGAAGGAGTTTGCCATTCTCCAGAAGATGTTATAATGCCAAGAGATATGTTCCTACTGCAA ATGTGCAGTGGAATGGATGAAAATGCTGTTGGCACCTGTGCCGAACTTATATTTGCTCCCATTGATGCCTCGTTTGCTGATGATGCACCGCTCCTTCCTTCTGGGTTTCGCATCATTCCTCTAGACTCTGCTAAG GAAGCCTCCAGTCCAAATCGTACCCTTGATCTTACTTCTGCTCTTGAGATTGGGCCAGCAGAAAGTAAAGTTGCTAATGACTTCAAGTCTACTGGTGTCACATCAAAATCTATAATGACAGTTGCTTTTCAGTTTGCATTTGAAAGTCACATGCAAGAAAATGTTGCATCAATGGCTCGAAAGTATGTCCGAAGCTTTATTTCATCTGTTCAGAGGGTTGCATTAGCACTTTCTCCATCTCACTTCGGTTCCCTGGGAGGTCTTCGTCTGCATCTGGGGACTCCTGAAGCGCATACACTAGCTCGGTGGATCTGCCAAAGTTACAG GCATTATTTGGGTGTGGAGCTTCTGAAAATGAGTGGCGAAGGAAGTGAATCTGTCCTTGAAAGCCTATGGCAGCACTCAGATGCTATTATCTGCTGCTCTGCAAAG GCTTTGCCAGTTTTCACATTTGCAAACCAGGCTGGTCTTGACATGCTCGAGACAACTTTGGTTGCACTTCAAGATATTTCTTTGGAGAAAATATTTGATGAACATGGAAGGAAAAACCTCTGCTCTGAGTTCCCACAGATTATGCAACAG GGTTTTGCATGTCTCCGAGGTGGAATCTGTTTGTCGAGCATGGGTAGGCCTGTTTCTTATGAGAAAGCTGTGGCTTGGAAGGTTCTGAATGAAGAAGATAATGCTCACTGTATCAGCTTTATGTTCGTGAATTGGTCGTTTGTCTAA